In a single window of the Thermomicrobiales bacterium genome:
- a CDS encoding PhoU domain-containing protein, whose protein sequence is MTREQYMRSLSHLRDQVVQLSSMADKAIARSTDALKNQDIELAQQVVSADHDINELRWGLESEALAVIAMQAPMAGDLRQIVAGSAHHLRARTYGRPRCRQREIALLTADEPPLKPLVDIPRMSSVARSMLSSAIDAFITSDVELARKTMARDDEIDQLYNQVYRELLTFMMEDQRTINRATHLLWAAHNLERIGDRTENICEFVVYSVTGNIAEAYIPA, encoded by the coding sequence ATGACCCGCGAACAGTACATGCGGAGTCTCAGTCACCTGAGAGACCAGGTGGTGCAGCTGAGCTCGATGGCTGACAAAGCAATAGCCCGTTCGACTGATGCCCTCAAGAATCAGGATATCGAGCTCGCGCAACAGGTCGTGAGCGCCGATCACGACATCAACGAGCTCCGGTGGGGACTGGAGAGCGAAGCGCTTGCGGTGATCGCCATGCAAGCTCCAATGGCTGGCGATCTTCGGCAGATCGTTGCTGGGTCTGCACATCATCTCCGAGCTCGAACGTATGGGCGACCACGCTGCAGGCAACGCGAAATTGCCCTGCTCACCGCAGATGAGCCACCCTTGAAACCGCTCGTGGATATTCCCCGCATGTCATCCGTGGCGCGAAGCATGCTTTCGAGCGCGATCGATGCGTTCATTACGTCGGACGTCGAACTTGCCAGAAAAACGATGGCGAGAGATGACGAAATCGACCAACTCTATAACCAGGTCTATCGCGAGTTGTTGACGTTCATGATGGAAGATCAGCGCACCATCAACCGGGCGACGCATCTTCTCTGGGCTGCGCACAATCTGGAGCGCATTGGGGACCGAACGGAAAACATCTGCGAGTTCGTGGTCTATTCCGTGACGGGGAACATTGCCGAGGCGTACATTCCGGCCTAG
- the pstB gene encoding phosphate ABC transporter ATP-binding protein PstB: MTQQLERTSLLDAPVNSAAGEPLIDINNLNVYYGSFHAVGDVTFDIAKNQITALIGPSGCGKSTVLRCINRMNDLIPSARVEGEIRFHGENILGSNVDPVMVRRRIGMVFQKPNPFPKSIYDNVAWGAKVNGIRKGMDELVEWCLRSAALWDEVKDKLDQSGLALSGGQQQRLCIARALANNPDVILMDEPCSALDPISTLRIEDLMRELAQNYTIAIVTHNMQQAARVSDQTVFFSLGENRMGTLIESSPTRELFTNPRDGRTEDYITGRFG, encoded by the coding sequence ATGACACAACAGCTCGAACGAACCAGTCTGCTCGACGCGCCGGTCAATTCCGCCGCCGGTGAGCCGCTTATCGACATAAACAACTTGAATGTGTACTACGGAAGCTTTCATGCCGTTGGCGATGTGACCTTCGACATTGCGAAGAACCAAATCACCGCCCTGATCGGACCGTCTGGCTGCGGGAAGAGCACAGTGCTCCGCTGTATCAATCGGATGAACGATCTCATTCCGTCCGCGCGTGTGGAAGGGGAGATTCGCTTCCATGGTGAGAACATCCTGGGATCGAATGTCGACCCGGTGATGGTTCGCCGTAGGATCGGCATGGTCTTCCAGAAGCCGAACCCCTTTCCCAAGAGCATCTATGACAATGTCGCATGGGGCGCCAAGGTCAACGGGATTCGCAAGGGAATGGATGAGTTGGTCGAATGGTGTCTTCGCTCGGCCGCGTTATGGGACGAAGTCAAGGACAAGCTCGATCAGAGCGGTCTCGCGCTCTCTGGCGGCCAGCAGCAGCGACTCTGCATCGCCCGGGCGCTGGCGAACAATCCGGACGTAATCCTGATGGATGAGCCGTGCTCGGCGCTGGACCCCATCTCGACGCTGCGCATCGAGGACCTCATGCGGGAACTCGCGCAAAACTACACAATCGCTATCGTGACGCACAATATGCAGCAAGCAGCGCGCGTTTCCGATCAAACGGTCTTCTTCTCACTTGGAGAGAACCGAATGGGCACACTGATCGAATCGAGCCCAACGCGCGAGCTTTTCACCAACCCACGTGACGGCCGAACCGAAGACTACATCACCGGGCGCTTTGGATAG
- a CDS encoding ABC transporter permease subunit produces the protein MASLSLPVIIIASQEALKAIPWSLREAAYGVGATRWQVTASHVLPAAYPAF, from the coding sequence ATGGCCTCCCTGAGCTTGCCGGTCATCATCATTGCCAGCCAGGAAGCGCTGAAGGCGATCCCTTGGTCGCTACGGGAGGCCGCATACGGCGTTGGAGCCACGCGCTGGCAGGTCACGGCCTCGCACGTTCTCCCGGCCGCGTACCCGGCATTCTGA
- a CDS encoding ABC transporter permease subunit, with amino-acid sequence MAIDPTTGTDIGTETVPFFRPGHSYVDQDLLRRQHLTEKAAGYILLACAVVSVLTTIGIVVVLLAQAVNFFADVSVVDFLTGTTWTALFQNQQEWGVLPLVSATLMVTLLSMVIAVPIGLMSAIYLSEYASPRMRAILKPVLELLAGIPTIIYGFFALTFITPDILKRIWTQTSVYNVLAAAIAVGIMIVPLIASFSEDAIRAVPRSMREGAYALGATKLEVSGRIIVPAALSGHRRLVHSRGVTRGW; translated from the coding sequence ATGGCGATCGATCCGACGACAGGCACAGACATTGGAACCGAGACTGTGCCGTTTTTTCGGCCCGGTCACTCCTACGTCGATCAGGATCTGTTGCGACGACAGCACCTGACCGAAAAGGCCGCTGGGTACATTCTGCTCGCATGCGCGGTGGTTTCCGTCCTGACCACGATTGGGATCGTGGTGGTGTTGCTGGCGCAAGCGGTCAACTTCTTTGCGGACGTGTCTGTCGTCGACTTCCTGACCGGGACCACCTGGACAGCGCTCTTTCAGAATCAGCAAGAGTGGGGTGTCCTGCCGTTGGTCTCCGCTACGCTGATGGTCACGCTCCTCTCGATGGTGATCGCGGTGCCGATTGGGTTGATGAGCGCCATTTATCTGAGCGAGTACGCGTCTCCCCGAATGCGCGCCATTTTGAAACCGGTGCTGGAATTGCTGGCCGGTATCCCGACCATCATCTACGGTTTCTTCGCGCTGACATTCATTACCCCGGACATTCTGAAGCGAATCTGGACCCAGACGAGTGTCTACAACGTGTTGGCCGCGGCGATCGCCGTCGGAATCATGATCGTGCCGCTCATTGCCTCGTTCTCCGAAGACGCAATTCGCGCTGTGCCGCGCTCGATGCGCGAAGGCGCCTATGCACTCGGCGCCACCAAGCTGGAGGTTTCGGGGCGCATCATCGTGCCGGCGGCGCTGTCCGGGCATCGTCGCCTCGTTCATTCTCGCGGCGTCACGCGCGGTTGGTGA
- a CDS encoding PstS family phosphate ABC transporter substrate-binding protein encodes MSIPSLQSSRRGLLGSAAAIGLSLTMLLSGAVAQDATAVPYEEPENAGDLSGTIVADGSSTVGPITEAMAEEFAAIASGVQLEVSISGTGGGFERFCNGETDLQNASREIKPEEAEACAANGVEYYVFEVAYDGIAVVVNPENDFVECLTVDQLKLMWQPEGAATKWSEIDPSFPDEPISLYGPGTSSGTFDYFTAEIVGEEGSSTTNYLPSEDDNQLVEGVAGDTNALGYFGLAYYEQNADRLKLVAIDGGSGCVEPTAETVGDLTYAPLSRPLYVYVNAESLQRPEVQEFMKFYVATAGEIVADVGYVGSPAQVYAEDQAKLFAAIDGSGTPDSAS; translated from the coding sequence ATGTCGATTCCGTCCCTGCAAAGCTCGCGTCGAGGGCTTCTTGGCTCGGCGGCGGCGATTGGGCTGTCGCTGACGATGCTGTTGAGCGGCGCCGTCGCCCAGGACGCCACCGCAGTCCCGTACGAGGAGCCGGAGAATGCCGGCGACCTCTCCGGCACGATCGTTGCCGATGGTTCGTCCACGGTCGGACCCATCACTGAGGCGATGGCAGAAGAGTTCGCGGCCATAGCGTCAGGTGTGCAGCTCGAGGTCAGCATCTCGGGTACCGGCGGCGGGTTCGAGCGCTTCTGCAACGGCGAAACCGACCTGCAGAACGCCTCCCGCGAAATCAAGCCGGAAGAAGCCGAGGCATGCGCTGCCAACGGCGTCGAGTACTACGTCTTCGAGGTTGCATATGACGGCATTGCGGTGGTCGTCAACCCGGAGAACGACTTTGTCGAATGCCTGACCGTCGACCAGCTCAAGTTGATGTGGCAGCCGGAAGGCGCCGCGACGAAGTGGAGCGAGATCGACCCGTCGTTCCCGGATGAGCCGATTTCGCTCTACGGCCCCGGCACCTCTTCGGGAACCTTCGACTACTTCACCGCTGAGATCGTCGGCGAAGAAGGCAGCTCCACGACCAACTACCTCCCGAGCGAAGACGACAACCAACTGGTGGAAGGCGTTGCCGGCGATACGAACGCACTTGGCTACTTCGGACTGGCCTACTACGAGCAGAATGCCGACCGGCTCAAGCTGGTGGCGATCGATGGCGGTAGCGGCTGTGTCGAGCCAACTGCTGAAACCGTTGGCGATCTCACCTACGCGCCGCTTTCACGGCCACTGTACGTCTATGTGAATGCCGAAAGCTTGCAGCGTCCTGAAGTCCAGGAGTTCATGAAGTTCTACGTCGCAACCGCAGGCGAGATCGTCGCTGACGTCGGATACGTCGGATCTCCCGCCCAGGTCTATGCAGAAGACCAGGCCAAGCTGTTCGCTGCTATCGATGGCTCCGGCACGCCGGACTCGGCCAGCTAG
- a CDS encoding response regulator transcription factor: protein MSDRSASPTELETSSQQAPSIGGTILLVEDDPTLRSITTYNLIRAGYGVISAADGEAAMAVVREQLDQIDLVVLDLMLPGLNGLAVLRQIRTRSDVPVLIVSARGEEQDKVDGLELGADDYVVKPIALREFIARVRATMRRRAIPSARPPSVLYRGPLTIELESQKAQVGARDLTLSRKEFGLLRELALAPGQVFTRQQLLDVVWGTDIFVDERTIDVHMSWLRSKLREAGGPDGMIRTIYGRGYCFEVAS from the coding sequence ATGAGCGACCGAAGTGCTTCTCCAACCGAACTCGAAACCTCCAGCCAGCAGGCGCCATCGATCGGCGGCACGATCTTGTTGGTGGAGGACGACCCTACGCTTCGCAGCATAACCACCTACAACCTGATCCGCGCCGGATACGGTGTCATCAGCGCAGCGGACGGCGAGGCCGCCATGGCGGTCGTGCGAGAGCAGCTGGACCAGATCGATCTCGTCGTTCTCGATCTGATGCTGCCTGGTTTGAATGGCCTGGCAGTGCTGCGCCAGATCCGGACCCGCAGCGACGTTCCGGTGCTCATCGTCTCCGCACGAGGTGAAGAGCAGGACAAAGTCGACGGACTCGAACTGGGCGCGGACGACTATGTCGTCAAGCCGATTGCGTTGCGGGAGTTCATTGCCCGGGTGCGGGCGACGATGCGCCGCCGCGCGATTCCATCGGCGCGGCCGCCGTCTGTGCTCTATCGTGGCCCCCTCACGATCGAACTGGAAAGCCAGAAAGCGCAAGTGGGCGCCAGGGATCTGACGCTGAGCCGGAAGGAGTTCGGATTGCTGCGCGAACTCGCGTTGGCGCCCGGTCAGGTCTTTACGCGCCAGCAACTGCTCGACGTGGTGTGGGGAACCGACATCTTCGTCGATGAACGCACGATCGACGTGCACATGTCATGGCTCAGATCGAAACTGCGCGAAGCCGGAGGTCCGGACGGAATGATTCGGACTATTTACGGCCGCGGATATTGCTTCGAGGTGGCGTCCTGA